A window of Aromatoleum bremense genomic DNA:
GCCCCGAGCGCAAGGTAGATAAGGCGGAGGATGGGCACCGGCACGGCGCCGCTGCGCATGAGCGGATAGAAGAGAACGAGGAAAAACAGCAGATAGACATGGTAGATGAACTCGCTCCGCGAACCACGAGGGATCTCTCCTTCGGGCAGCGGCAACAGCCACAGGAACAGTCGGTAGGCGGTGATGCCATAGGCGACCAGGAAGACGGCAGCGGCTGCGACGACGGCGATGCCGCGGAAATCCCCGAGCCGCAGCGCCCCCAGGGTTGCCCAGGCGGTGCCCGCAGCCAGCACCAGGACAATCGACAGGATCGCAACGAAGGTCGCGATCTGCGGCAACGATATTTTTCTCATGAATTCGTCTCGGTGATTTCGGTGATGGTGCGGGCCAGTGCCTCGGCAGGGTGATGGCGCCGAATGATCCGGGCCAACTCCTCGGCCCGGTGACGGACCGTGGCATCTTGCAGCAATGTCTTGGCGGCCGCCCGCAACACCGACACCGTGATTGTCTCCGGCCGCAGCGCAATCCCGGCGCCGTACGCGGTCACATAGTGCATGTTCAGATGCTGGTCGAGATTGAAGGGGATGCCGAGGACGG
This region includes:
- a CDS encoding acyltransferase, giving the protein MPQIATFVAILSIVLVLAAGTAWATLGALRLGDFRGIAVVAAAAVFLVAYGITAYRLFLWLLPLPEGEIPRGSRSEFIYHVYLLFFLVLFYPLMRSGAVPVPILRLIYLALGARLGDNTYSSGIILDPIFVEIGSNSIVGQFALLVPHVIEGDKLAHYPIRIGNDVTIGAHSCVLAGVTIGDRAIVATGAVVSKGTRIGPGEVWGGVPARRLKAGAGPDE